In one Elephas maximus indicus isolate mEleMax1 chromosome 9, mEleMax1 primary haplotype, whole genome shotgun sequence genomic region, the following are encoded:
- the LOC126083394 gene encoding interferon omega-2-like, with the protein MALLLSLLTALVVFSCGPAPSLGCDLPQNHSLASEKIVDLLDQIQRLPTFFCLDDRKDFRFPQEMVDGSQLQKAQAIAFLHEMLQQIFDLFCTMDSFAAWNTTRLHQLLSGLLKQQKDLETCFVQAMEEEKSVLPIEGPALAVKEYFEGIRSYLKEKEYSDCAWEFVRVEIRGSFSSSTALQERLRRKHGDMSSS; encoded by the coding sequence ATGGCCCTCCTGCTCTCTTTActgacagccctggtggtgttcAGTTGTGGCCCTGCTCCATCTCTGGGCTGTGATCTGCCTCAAAACCACAGCCTGGCTAGTGAGAAGATCGTTGACCTTCTGGACCAAATACAGAGACTCCCCACTTTCTTCTGTCTGGATGACAGAAAGGACTTCAGGTTCCCCCAGGAGATGGTAGATGGCAGCCAGCTCCAGAAGGCCCAGGCCATCGCTTTCCTCCACGAGATGCTCCAGCAGATCTTTGACCTCTTCTGTACAATGGACTCCTTTGCTGCTTGGAACACTACCCGCCTGCACCAGCTCCTCAGTGGACTCCTTAAACAGCAGAAAGACTTGGAGACCTGCTTCGTGCAGGCAATGGAAGAGGAAAAATCTGTCCTACCCATTGAGGGCCCTGCACTGGCTGTGAAGGAGTACTTTGAGGGAATCCGTTCCTATCTGAAAGAGAAGGAATACAGTGACTGTGCCTGGGAATTTGTCAGAGTGGAAATCAGGGGATCCTTCTCTTCATCAACTGCCTTGCAAGAAAGGCTAAGAAGAAAGCATGGTGACATGAGTTCATCTTGA